The following are encoded in a window of Palaemon carinicauda isolate YSFRI2023 chromosome 31, ASM3689809v2, whole genome shotgun sequence genomic DNA:
- the LOC137624734 gene encoding uncharacterized protein — MGVDYTGAMLTKEKQQNHEKAYIVLFTYPVTRGIHIELVKDLSCDSFLMVFRKFCSRRGFPSLMLSDNATTFVSTSVYLKNMAKSSIVQEHLNAIECKSKFIPARAPWFGAIWERLIGLLKTCLKKEIGQAFLSFSELSCVVTELEVIINDRPLIYTSGDLDQLDILTPNHLILGRRLRSFPREVRNWKDVGKRFLYITKKCDDLWKRWEREYLTSLRETHRVGIRHKSWPKMRDVVLIHDEGSRSRWKLGQIVKLHVGPDDFLRVVTLKTPQGQVMRPVVKLYPLELWQETDVVISEKTDNKSTRPSRKTAQTATEARRALIQAGQL; from the coding sequence ATGGGGGTAGATTATACAGGAGCAATGTTAACTAAGGAGAAACAGCAAAATCATGAAAAGGCATATATTGTGTTGTTTACTTATCCAGTTACTAGAGGAATCCATATTGAATTAGTAAAAGATCTGTCCTGCGATTCGTTTCTTATGGTGTTTCGAAAGTTTTGTAGCCGTCGGGGATTTCCTTCTTTAATGCTAAGTGACAATGCCACTACCTTTGTATCGActtcagtttatttgaaaaacatggcAAAAAGTTCCATTGTGCAAGAACACCTGAATGCTATCGAATGTAAATCTAAGTTCATACCagccagagcaccttggtttggagctATATGGGAAAGATTGATTGGTCTTTTGAAAACCTGTCTAAAGAAAGAAATAGGTCAGGCCTTTCTCAGCTTtagtgaactttcctgtgttgtgaCTGAACTTGAAGTAATTATTAATGACAGACCCTTAATTTATACTTCGGGAGATCTTGACCAGTTGGATATTCTGAcgcccaatcatttgattttaggacgTAGATTGAGATCTTTCCCTAGGGAAGTCAGAAATTGGAAAGATGTTGGAAAGCGATTTTTGTACATTACAAAAAAATGTGATGACCTGTGGAAAAGgtgggagagagaatatttaacttcTCTCAGAGAAACTCATCGGGTAGGAATCAGACACAAATCTTGGCCCAAAATGagagatgttgtgttgatacatgATGAAGGATCGAGAAGTCGTTGGAAGCTTGGTCAAATTGTCAAATTACACGTGGGCCCGGATGATTTCTTGCGCGTGGTTACTTTAAAAACCCCACAAGGTCAAGTAATGAGACCTGTTGTCAAGCTATATCCTTTGGAattatggcaagagactgatgttgtcATATCTGAGAAAACTGATAACAAAAGCACCCGACCGAGCAGAAAAACAGCACAGACAGCTACTGAGGCGAGAAGAGCCCTCATTCAAGCGGGACAACtataa
- the LOC137624735 gene encoding uncharacterized protein — protein sequence MSDIETSDVEMSDNENEKTEKRIVLILGHSQDLGHDGVHLTQEASETLARRIYDRVSSDADSGEWWFDNYVWKMSEIDALVRSRGGYKGVITKWVNKIDSAIAAGNANTLSSIKYLIMKQMKIVHDLNEKILALTTEEDRMKEVEETTYGKKDEIKRVLVRRLLEMESPSPDSEALQSFRANFECSIISLESENLELNELYTILLHRSCNAPPVQETQVTVLKLATNEEVIEATLKFDSDIKNDLDILWNLDKVGIDCNELKEHDRKVLEDFESTIVYSEMEKQYVVALPWKSNKSRLPSNFGMALGRVKQQCAKFKKDEAYLNHYQKILKDQEDRGFIERVDKNNVVENCPYLAHHSVQKDSATTPIRIVFDSFWRQGKNGLSLNDCLWTGPHITTDLLKVLLQFRTNNYACISDIEKAFLMVQLREEDHNYTRCLWLQNPTDPNSELIIYRFRVVLFGATCSPFLLNATIKSHLAVVRKDTNCTEMVDMMRRGLYVDNLQFTSNNEDELINLFFGSNKIFAQAHLYLREWTSNSDLLNTIPGAYRIKSEEKQTYKVLGLNWNISNDKLTITPNHLKTGQTKREILSAIAQIYDPLGMLIPITIRARIFLQDLWKQQLIWDDLLSVPLLEQWNELSKDLEKSLSISFSRGTNLEKTDYLHIFCDASVTAYGCVAYRVSGKTLSLIMAKGRVAPIKELTVPKLELMALLLGARLCEFIVETFEEDKFEKIIICSDSKVALGWLVTKNNLPVFVKNRVLEINSITTWIVFSYVPSSENPSDWITRSKRTEEVRNNSFW from the exons Ccag GATCTAGGTCATGATGGAGTTCATTTAACTCAAGAAGCCTCTGAAACACTAGCGAGAAGAATATATGATAGAGTCAGCAGTGATGCTGATTCAGGAGAATG GTGGTTTGACAATTATGTTTGGAAAATGTCTGAAATAGACGCTTTGGTGAGGTCACGAGGTGGTTACAAGGGCGTAATCACCAAATGGGTAAATAAGATAGATTCTGCTATTGCTGCAGGTAATGCCAATACATTGTCTTCAATTAAGTATTTAATTATGAAGCAAATGAAGATTGTGCATGACttgaatgaaaagatattagccTTAACCACTGAAGAAGATCGAATGAAAGAAGTGGAAGA AACCACATATGGGAAAAAGGATGAGATCAAACGAGTTCTAGTAAGAAGATTATTAGAAATGGAgtctccatctcctgattcagaagcATTGCAGTCATTCAGAGCAAATTTTGAATGTTCGATCATATCATTAGAGAGTGAAAACCTGGAGTTGAATGAGCTCTACACTATTTTGCTTCATA GGTCCTGTAATGCCCCTCCAGTGCAGGAAACCCAGGTAACTGTGTTAAAGCTAGCAACTAACGAGGAAGTAATTGAAGCTACTCTtaaatttgatagtgatataaagaatgatttggatattttgtggaatttagatAAAGTGGGTATTGACTGCAATGAATTGAAAGAACATGATCGAAAGGTTCTTGAAGACTTTGAAAGTACCATTGTATATTCTGAAATGGAGAAGCAATATGTTGTGGCCTTACCATGGAAGTCTAATAAGTCGAGGCTTCCATCTAATTTTGGCATGGCGTTGGGCCGGGTTAAGCAACAGTGTGCAAAATTTAAGAAGGATGAAGCCTACCTGAACCACTATCAGAAAATCCTGAAGGATCAGGAGGATAGGGGGTTTATTGAAAGGGTAGATAAAAACAATGTGGTTGAAAATTGTCCTTATCTAGCACACCATAGTGTACAGAAAGATAGTGCCACCACTCCAATCAGAATAGTTTTTGACTCTTTCTggagacaaggtaaaaatggattgagcCTTAACGACTGTCTGTGGACTGGACCACATATTACGACAGATTTGCTCAAGGTCTTATTGCAGTTCAGAACTAACAACTACGCCTGTATTAGTGATATAGAAAAAGCGTTTCTTATGGTGCAATTGAGAGAAGAAGACCATAATTACACACGATGTTTATGGTTGCAAAACCCAACGGATCCAAATAGCGAATTAATTATTTATAGGTTTAGGGTGGTATTGTTTGGGGCTACGTGTTCTCCGTTTCTGTTGAATGCCACTATTAAATCACATCTGGCAGTTGTAAGAAAAGATACGAATTGTACTGAAATGGTGGATATGATGAGAAGGGGATTATACGTGGACAACCTTCAATTTACCTCCAACAATGAAGATGaattaataaacttattttttggctcaaacaaaatatttgcacagGCGCACTTGTATTTAAGGGAATGGACTAGTAATAGTGATCTTTTGAATACTATTCCGGGTGCTTATCGTATAAAATCAGAAGAGAAGCAAACCTATAAAGTCTTAGGCCTAAATTGGAACATCTCTAATGATAAACTAACAATAACACCTAATCATCTTAAGACCGGTCAAACAAAACGTGAAATTCTTAGTGCAATTGCCCAAATTTATGATCCTTTAGGAATGCTTATCCCTATTACGATACGAGCTAGAATATTTTTACAGGATTTGTGGAAACAACAGTTGATATGGGATGAtctactttcagttcctttattagaacagtGGAATGAGTTGTCCAAAGACTTAGAGAAAAGTCTCAGTATTTCCTTCTCCAGAGGCACTAATCTGGAGAAAACGGATTATCTCCACATTTTTTGCGATGCTAGCGTAACGgcttatggttgtgtggcctatcgagTAAGTGGTAAAACTTTGTCTCTGATTATGGCAAAGGGTAGAGTAGCACCCATTAAAGAGTTGACTGTACCTAAATTAGAATTAATGGCTTTGTTGTTAGGTGCAAGATTGTGTGAATTTATAGTTGAAACTTTTGAAGAagataaatttgagaaaataataatttgttctGATAGTAAAGTTGCCCTGGGATGGTTAGTGACAAAGAATAATTTGCCAGTATTTGTGAAAAATAGAGTATTGGAAATTAACTCTATAACTACGTGGATCGTCTTTTCTTACGTCCCATCTTCAGAAAACCCTAGCGACTGGATTACTAGAAGTAAAAGGACAGAAGAAGTAAGAAATAACTCCTTTTGGTAG